A DNA window from Turicibacter sp. TJ11 contains the following coding sequences:
- the acpS gene encoding holo-ACP synthase yields MKGIGTDIIEIRRIEQLKQRERFVHKLLSEEELQLYQSFKHIKRQNEFLAGRWAVKEALYKALGTYCNGKSYQEFSVINDEIGKPFLLTPKLEGLHISISHCEHYAVAFVIWE; encoded by the coding sequence ATGAAGGGAATTGGAACAGATATCATTGAGATCAGGCGTATTGAACAACTTAAACAACGTGAACGATTTGTTCATAAATTATTGAGTGAAGAAGAATTACAATTATATCAATCATTTAAACATATTAAAAGGCAAAATGAATTTTTAGCGGGTCGTTGGGCGGTTAAAGAAGCATTATATAAAGCTTTAGGAACATACTGTAATGGAAAATCATATCAAGAATTCAGTGTTATAAATGATGAAATAGGAAAACCTTTTTTATTAACACCTAAGCTAGAAGGATTACATATTAGCATTAGTCATTGTGAACATTATGCGGTAGCATTCGTTATTTGGGAATAA
- a CDS encoding IS1595 family transposase, with protein sequence MTTLSSIKADILTLNDEQQANLLSYLSEILSLSPVSITDCREARFSKGKACPHCESHEVCKYGITCGKQRYKCKSCRRTFTDLSKSVLSSSKLPLEDWLEYAKCMILGFSIRRAAIQIGVCVKTSFYMRHRILDAIRPYIGMGHLEGVIEMDETYFAESFKGNHIKSGFTMPRPSRKRGGEVKKRGISSEQVCVLTGLDRQGNIYTELVCKGRMKSSDLSRALEGHIEVGSILCTDSHQSYIQFVEDFELEHKRIESGKRRTDDFYNIQRLNSFHSRLKLWMSRFKGVSTKYLVNYLYWMKWLEYFKDDKEVLKGKNMILQMVSSQLELNINDYRTRQALFR encoded by the coding sequence ATGACAACGTTAAGTTCCATCAAAGCCGATATTTTAACTTTAAATGATGAACAACAAGCTAATTTATTAAGTTATCTTTCAGAGATTCTATCACTTAGCCCAGTTTCTATAACTGATTGTCGAGAAGCCCGTTTTTCAAAAGGAAAGGCTTGCCCTCATTGTGAAAGTCATGAGGTTTGTAAGTATGGAATCACATGTGGCAAACAACGTTATAAATGTAAATCTTGCCGTCGAACATTTACTGACCTTTCAAAATCGGTTTTATCAAGCTCAAAGTTGCCATTAGAGGACTGGTTAGAATATGCCAAATGCATGATTTTAGGTTTTAGTATTCGTCGTGCAGCTATTCAAATTGGGGTGTGCGTAAAGACCTCTTTTTATATGCGTCATCGTATTTTAGACGCTATTCGTCCGTATATTGGAATGGGACATTTAGAGGGAGTTATTGAAATGGACGAAACATATTTTGCTGAATCCTTTAAAGGAAACCATATCAAGAGTGGATTTACGATGCCTCGTCCGTCTCGTAAACGTGGTGGAGAAGTAAAGAAACGTGGGATTAGTTCTGAACAGGTTTGTGTCTTAACAGGTTTAGACCGCCAAGGAAATATCTATACGGAGCTCGTCTGTAAGGGACGTATGAAAAGCTCTGATTTAAGTCGTGCATTAGAAGGTCACATTGAAGTTGGCTCTATTTTGTGTACGGATAGTCATCAAAGCTATATTCAATTTGTTGAAGATTTTGAATTGGAGCATAAGCGCATTGAGAGTGGAAAACGTAGAACTGATGACTTCTACAACATTCAACGTCTTAATTCTTTTCATAGTCGTCTAAAACTTTGGATGTCTCGATTCAAAGGAGTTTCGACTAAGTATTTAGTTAACTATTTATATTGGATGAAATGGTTAGAATATTTCAAAGATGATAAAGAAGTTTTGAAAGGAAAAAATATGATTCTCCAAATGGTATCCAGTCAATTAGAGCTAAATATCAATGATTATAGAACTCGCCAAGCTTTATTTCGCTAA
- a CDS encoding DUF378 domain-containing protein, whose protein sequence is MSLIQRIALILTIIGAINWGLIGFFQFDLVAFIFGGQGALLSRVIYALVGISGLINLGLLFTPDRH, encoded by the coding sequence ATGTCGTTAATTCAACGTATTGCTTTAATTTTAACAATAATTGGTGCAATTAACTGGGGTCTTATTGGATTCTTCCAATTTGATCTTGTAGCATTCATCTTTGGTGGACAAGGTGCACTTTTATCACGTGTCATCTACGCCTTAGTTGGTATTTCTGGATTAATTAATCTTGGATTACTATTCACACCAGACAGACACTAA
- a CDS encoding outer membrane lipoprotein carrier protein LolA codes for MKKLCLMFAVVLTVLLAACGEMSQQDVVDKLTSNLEGAKSYYATGVMEVDNNGQVYQYNVEVAYQQPENYKVTLKNETTNNEQIILKNDEGVFVLTPALNKQFKFQSDWPLSSSQVYLYQSLLTDILNDTEATFEAGDDAYTFETKANYHGNRDLVSQKMTFDKKSLTPAEVYVVDSEGEPRVTMKFTSFKFDEKLADGYFDCQQTMEYSQETMGEGVINVLDDELYPAYLPEGTTLVNKQAIEIEEGQRIIMTFSGDQDFTIIQEPVSYNESMGVEPVAGQPVFINGTVGALSDNSLTWVEGGVECFIVSETLDSDELVSVAASVSGLSEK; via the coding sequence ATGAAGAAATTATGTTTAATGTTCGCAGTAGTGCTTACCGTGCTATTAGCAGCATGCGGAGAAATGTCTCAACAAGATGTTGTTGACAAGCTAACAAGCAACTTAGAAGGTGCAAAGTCTTATTATGCAACGGGTGTAATGGAAGTTGATAATAATGGACAAGTGTATCAATATAATGTTGAGGTAGCTTATCAACAACCAGAAAACTACAAAGTAACGTTGAAAAATGAAACAACAAACAATGAGCAAATCATACTAAAGAATGATGAAGGTGTTTTCGTTTTAACACCAGCATTAAATAAGCAATTTAAATTCCAAAGTGATTGGCCATTATCAAGTTCACAAGTTTACTTATATCAGTCATTATTAACTGATATTTTAAATGACACAGAAGCTACATTTGAAGCAGGTGACGATGCTTATACGTTTGAAACAAAAGCAAACTATCATGGTAATCGTGATTTAGTTTCACAAAAAATGACATTTGATAAAAAATCATTAACACCAGCTGAAGTTTATGTAGTGGATAGTGAAGGAGAACCACGCGTTACAATGAAATTTACATCATTTAAGTTTGATGAAAAACTAGCAGATGGATATTTCGATTGTCAACAAACAATGGAATATTCTCAAGAAACAATGGGTGAAGGTGTGATCAATGTATTAGATGATGAATTATACCCAGCTTACTTACCGGAAGGAACAACTTTAGTAAATAAACAGGCAATTGAAATTGAAGAAGGTCAACGTATCATCATGACATTTAGTGGTGATCAAGACTTCACGATTATTCAAGAGCCAGTTTCATATAATGAATCAATGGGTGTAGAACCTGTTGCTGGACAACCTGTATTCATCAACGGAACAGTTGGAGCTTTAAGCGACAATTCATTAACATGGGTTGAAGGTGGAGTTGAATGTTTCATCGTTTCTGAAACATTAGATTCAGATGAATTAGTTTCAGTTGCAGCATCAGTTTCTGGCCTTTCAGAAAAATAA
- a CDS encoding response regulator transcription factor: protein MSIRYKVLVAEDEVKIREILVDLLADYYDVIEAKDGDETLRLFHSQQIDFVLLDLMMPGKDGFSVLKEIRSVSKVPIMILTARSSVEDQVKGYDLKVDDYVTKPFDNKVLLAKINRLLTRVNEADDVETYELAFDGLVVNKLSRTVRIDNELVDFRPKEFDLLVFLIENHRIALDRDRILDAVWGIDYFGDTRVVDTHIKKIRKKLGIYSKYIHTVFGVGYKFEVI from the coding sequence ATGAGTATAAGATATAAAGTATTAGTAGCGGAAGATGAAGTGAAAATCAGAGAGATTTTAGTTGATTTATTAGCGGATTATTATGACGTTATTGAGGCAAAAGATGGGGATGAAACGCTACGCTTATTTCATTCACAACAGATTGATTTCGTTTTATTAGATTTAATGATGCCTGGAAAAGATGGATTTTCTGTTTTAAAAGAAATTCGCTCAGTTTCTAAAGTTCCGATCATGATTCTAACCGCCCGCTCTAGCGTAGAAGATCAAGTGAAAGGATATGACTTAAAGGTAGACGACTATGTGACTAAACCATTTGACAATAAAGTGCTATTAGCCAAGATTAATCGTTTATTGACACGTGTCAACGAGGCCGATGACGTTGAAACATATGAACTTGCTTTTGATGGATTAGTGGTGAATAAATTATCAAGAACGGTTCGTATTGATAATGAATTAGTCGACTTTAGACCAAAGGAATTTGATTTATTAGTTTTTTTAATCGAAAATCATCGTATTGCCTTAGATCGAGATCGTATTTTAGATGCGGTATGGGGAATTGATTATTTTGGTGATACGCGTGTTGTGGATACACACATTAAAAAGATTCGTAAGAAATTAGGAATTTATTCTAAATATATTCATACAGTATTCGGGGTTGGGTATAAATTTGAGGTGATTTAA
- a CDS encoding HAMP domain-containing sensor histidine kinase — MRLATKIFLLLFGLFFATISLDIAAQYYFYDFAYPGYKQNQIYQLVHEIKEEVPNFERYTNDFFSYMNDLKGEYLIQYKLHSSDTSQLNLDVLMDNDIFFESTSEEDVTVYHYYTIITFKGGEQWIIEISYSLQVLGEMLSVFTSYYIFIFMVLAILVLFFAIWLTEHITKPLLHMKRVTANIANINFSEKCQVTSDDELKELATNINMMSDNLNKTLTQLKDANERLQDDIAREREFEQMRSNFFATISHELKTPLTIIKGIATRVKSKPMSQEDVKGQLESIIEEVDRMTMMVHDTLNYMKMENPEDVLEYSSFNLKMLIEHLNKKVEHLMGEKSLHIHLDLDDVYVEADSEQIMTAVTNLYSNAIRYTPDGDHIYVTLKRQGNKVKLEIENTGIFIPEAEIDRIWEPFYRLEKSRNRDSGGTGLGLLITSKILQMHHSKYGVMNTDRGVKFYFDLNIDPDFDE, encoded by the coding sequence TTGCGTTTAGCTACAAAGATTTTCTTATTACTTTTTGGCTTATTTTTTGCAACAATTAGTTTAGATATTGCAGCTCAATACTACTTTTATGACTTTGCTTATCCTGGTTATAAACAAAATCAAATTTATCAACTGGTGCATGAAATAAAAGAAGAAGTTCCGAATTTTGAAAGATACACCAATGACTTTTTTTCTTATATGAATGATCTTAAAGGGGAATATTTAATTCAATATAAACTTCATAGTTCAGATACTTCGCAGCTAAACTTGGATGTCTTAATGGATAATGATATCTTTTTTGAATCTACAAGTGAAGAAGATGTGACCGTTTATCATTATTACACGATTATTACCTTTAAAGGTGGAGAACAATGGATTATTGAGATTTCATATTCATTACAAGTTCTTGGCGAAATGTTATCGGTGTTTACGAGTTATTATATTTTTATTTTTATGGTACTCGCTATCTTAGTCTTATTTTTTGCGATTTGGTTAACAGAACATATCACAAAACCATTACTTCATATGAAGCGTGTAACTGCTAATATTGCAAACATTAATTTCTCGGAGAAATGTCAAGTGACATCAGATGATGAATTAAAAGAGTTAGCGACTAATATTAATATGATGAGTGATAACTTAAATAAGACATTGACTCAACTTAAAGATGCAAACGAACGTCTTCAAGATGATATTGCAAGAGAACGAGAGTTTGAGCAAATGCGTTCGAATTTCTTCGCAACGATTTCTCATGAGCTGAAAACGCCTTTAACGATTATTAAGGGAATTGCAACTCGTGTAAAGTCGAAACCAATGTCGCAAGAAGATGTCAAGGGACAGCTGGAATCTATTATAGAAGAAGTCGATCGAATGACGATGATGGTTCATGATACCTTAAATTATATGAAGATGGAAAATCCAGAAGATGTATTAGAGTATAGTAGTTTTAATTTAAAAATGTTAATTGAGCATTTAAATAAGAAGGTCGAACACTTGATGGGAGAAAAAAGTCTTCATATTCATCTTGATTTAGATGATGTTTACGTAGAAGCTGATTCAGAACAAATTATGACGGCGGTGACGAACTTGTATTCAAATGCGATTCGTTATACGCCTGATGGCGATCATATTTATGTCACGCTGAAACGTCAAGGAAATAAGGTGAAGTTAGAAATTGAAAATACGGGTATTTTTATTCCTGAAGCTGAGATTGATCGAATTTGGGAACCGTTTTATCGCCTTGAAAAATCTAGGAATAGAGACAGTGGGGGAACAGGTCTTGGATTACTGATAACAAGTAAAATTCTACAAATGCATCACAGTAAATATGGTGTGATGAATACGGATCGAGGAGTCAAATTTTAT